The following are encoded together in the Lactuca sativa cultivar Salinas chromosome 1, Lsat_Salinas_v11, whole genome shotgun sequence genome:
- the LOC111898081 gene encoding U-box domain-containing protein 11, which yields MSSSRVSLESYLIPLDEIKRATENFSQERCIGHGGFGAVYKGELSARWQNRTAAVKRLGPDSYQGEREFRNELQMISRFHHENIIPFIGYCDEGVEMIIVYEFAKNGSLDYHLQNPGRMRCITWIQRLKICLGAARGLDYLHSGLGEHNRVIHRDVKSANILLDANLVAKVCDFGLSKLGPRNQPDTQLYTKVAGTQFYLDPTYHESRILRKESDVYSFGVVLFEILSGMLVYGERSFGDEQQFLMNNVRRYHQNEPDKLIDPYIRDQINCGSFDTFKEIAYQCISLNLTERPMLDTVIKKIEEALFIQMSEHSASNPADHFTIESLLHKLNSTRPYDQWIATGEISRLTKASPENRIAFAQAGAIPLLTDFLRAPDSRTQENAVTALLNLSIFEDNKGSIVTSGAVTGIVHVLKEGSMVARENSAAALFSLSVIHEKDFIIASAGAISPLVLLLSEGTERGKRMATNALFNLCINEGNKKRAVRAGVVPMLMELLMEPQGVLKDKAIAILAVLSIQIEGRLAIGIAAALPILVEIIEMGSPRNKQNAVVVLVELCLEDRNYLVEAQELGAIEKMMNLLEHGTDRGKVKAIELLEKIKKLEYLR from the exons ATGTCTTCCTCAAGAGTAAGCCTTGAAAGTTATCTAATTCCACTAGATGAGATCAAACGTGCCACCGAAAACTTCAGTCAGGAAAGATGTATTGGACATGGTGGATTTGGTGCTGTGTACAAAGGAGAACTCTCTGCACGTTGGCAAAACCGCACAGCTGCTGTCAAACGGCTAGGTCCGGACAGCTACCAAGGAGAGCGCGAGTTCCGCAACGAGCTTCAGATGATCTCCagattccaccatgaaaacatcaTACCTTTCATTGGTTACTGTGACGAAGGTGTTGAGATGATTATAGTTTATGAGTTTGCTAAGAATGGAAGCCTTGATTATCATCTACAAAACCCAGGTAGGATGCGTTGCATAACATGGATACAACGCCTGAAGATTTGCCTTGGGGCAGCAAGGGGACTCGATTACCTTCACTCGGGTCTTGGGGAGCACAATAGAGTAATACATAGAGATGTCAAAAGTGCTAACATCCTATTAGATGCCAATTTGGTTGCAAAGGTTTGTGATTTTGGCTTGTCAAAATTGGGTCCCAGAAATCAGCCAGATACCCAACTCTATACAAAGGTTGCTGGTACCCAGTTTTACTTGGATCCCACATACCATGAAAGCCGCATCCTCCGAAAAGAATCAGATGTATATTCGTTTGGCGTGGTGCTTTTTGAAATCTTAAGTGGGATGCTTGTTTATGGTGAAAGAAGTTTTGGCGATGAGCAACAGTTTCTGATGAATAACGTACGACGATACCATCAGAATGAACCAGACAAACTAATTGATCCCTACATAAGAGATCAAATTAACTGTGGTTCATTTGATACATTCAAAGAAATCGCATATCAGTGCATTAGTTTGAATTTAACAGAACGACCAATGCTTGACACTGTCATTAAAAAGATTGAGGAAGCATTATTTATTCAA ATGTCCGAGCATTCTGCTTCTAACCCCGCAGATCATTTCACGATAGAAAGTCTCCTACATAAGCTTAATTCCACCAGACCTTACGACCAGTGGATCGCCACCGGTGAAATCTCACGCCTTACAAAAGCAAGCCCTGAAAACCGCATTGCCTTTGCTCAAGCTGGGGCAATCCCTCTGCTGACAGACTTCCTCAGAGCACCCGATTCGCGGACACAGGAAAATGCAGTGACTGCTCTTCTTAATCTCTCGATTTTTGAAGATAACAAAGGCAGCATAGTGACCTCCGGAGCTGTCACGGGGATTGTTCATGTGCTAAAGGAAGGTAGCATGGTAGCACGGGAAAACTCAGCAGCTGCTCTTTTCAGCCTCTCTGTAATTCATGAAAAGGATTTTATCATCGCTTCTGCAGGAGCGATTTCACCTCTGGTGTTACTGTTGAGTGAAGGTACTGAGAGAGGGAAGAGGATGGCAACCAAtgcattgtttaatttatgtATAAATGAGGGTAACAAAAAGAGGGCTGTGAGGGCGGGTGTAGTCCCAATGTTAATGGAGCTTCTTATGGAACCACAGGGTGTTTTGAAGGATAAAGCGATAGCCATTCTAGCCGTACTCTCAATCCAAATTGAAGGGAGGTTGGCTATTGGTATAGCAGCAGCTTTGCCGATTTTGGTTGAAATTATTGAGATGGGATCCCCGAGGAACAAACAGAATGCAGTTGTAGTTTTGGTGGAACTTTGTTTGGAAGATCGAAATTATTTGGTGGAGGCTCAAGAACTTGGAGCTATAGAGAAAATGATGAATTTACTAGAGCATGGTACGGATAGGGGAAAGGTAAAAGCCATAGAGCTGCTAGAAAAGATAAAAAAGTTGGAATATTTGAGGTGA
- the LOC111898204 gene encoding extensin-3-like — protein sequence MFHPINTNNPSPPPNTTSYHPPPLTTHHHQTLPPTTHHHHHPPTIIYHPSPYTHHHPPHTTTTTTIHQALLTTTHHHNLQSNTTTHLHIHPSPPPTTTHLHHPTHHPIKPPPIINPPPPSPLITLTRLYYYHYHHATRHSHYQPPPTTTTYHCHPRSSPTTPPPPSCTTYHRQPPPPTTSTNQHLQPPSAPPVTRNHHPPLPPIISATTIITTRLANLSPPPYTTPIKITHHPYHPQHQPPLPIISTRLHRPTHHPPPPCPPLTATIIHNHHHHHHLPPPPTTTKHHHPPLHLSPPNITTRHYYPSPTPFITHPSTPQPPTHQPTNHPPQWLFSYK from the coding sequence atgtttcatCCCATCAACACCAacaacccatcaccaccacccaacaCAACCAgctaccacccaccaccactaaccacccatcaccaccaaacACTACCACCCAccactcaccaccaccaccatccaccAACCATAATATACCACCCATCACCATATACCCACCACCATCCACCACATactacaaccaccaccaccatccaccAAGCACTACTAACAACCACACATCACCACAACCTACAATCTAATACCACCACCCACCTCCATATCCACCCGTCACCACCGCCAACgaccacccacctccaccatcCCACTCATCACCCTATAAAACCACCACCCATCAtcaacccaccaccaccatcaccactcaTCACCCTCACCCGCCTCTACTATTATCATTACCACCATGCCACCCGCCACTCCCACTACCAACCACCACCTACAACTACCACCTATCACTGTCACCCACGTTCATCACCCACTACCCCACCCCCACCTTCATGTACCACCTATCACCgtcaaccaccaccacccaccactagCACCAACCAACACCTGCAACCACCATCAGCACCACCTGTCACCCGTAACCACCATCCACCACTACCACCAATCATCTCCGcaaccaccatcatcaccacccgCCTTGCCAACTTATCACCACCACCTTACACGACACCTATCAAAATCACTCATCACCCCTACCACCCCCAACACCAACCACCATTACCCATCATCTCCACCCGACTCCACCGCCCCACCCACCATCCGCCACCACCATGCCCACCACTAACAGCCACCATTATCCAcaaccatcatcaccaccatcacttaccaccaccacccaccaccactaaACATCACCACCCACCACTCCACCTATCACCACCAAACATCACCACACGTCACTACTATCCATCACCAACACCCTTCATTACACATCCATCAACACCACAACCACCGACCCACCAACCCACCAACCACCCACCCCAATGGTTGTTCTCATataaataa